One Bacteroidota bacterium genomic window, ATTATATTCTTTCCTGCGTTTCGGATCGGAAAGGATGTCGTAGGCTTCCTGAATAGATTTAAAACGTTCCTCAGCATCCGGCTGATTGGGATTTCTGTCCGGATGATATTTGCGTGCCAGGGCCCGGTAGCTTTTCTTAATTTCTTCCGGGCTCGCCTTCTCGCTTATACCGAGGATTCTGTAATAATTCTTTGGCTTGGCCATCAGGGATAAACTATAGTAAAAGCCTCAACAAACGCTTACTTAATGCGTACCTTTTCGATCCGATGAGAAGCAAAAAAGTTCGCGTTTACGTCTATATCTACCTCAATTGAGATCGGCTGCATGCAGCAAAAAGAAAACCGTACGCCATATCGCCCCCAAAAAATCACGAAGCTCCTGGTTGCCAACCGTGGAGAAATTGCCGTTCGGGTGATGCGGACCTGCAAAGAGCTAGGCATTGAAACCGTAGCCGTATATAGCGAAGCAGATCGAAATGCCCTGCATGTTCAGTTGGCAGATGAAGCTTATTGCATCGGGCCGGCGCCTTCCCGGTCATCGTACCTGTTGGAAGACAAAATACTTGAGGTTGCTTTGGCAGCCCGTGCAAATGCTATTCATCCCGGATACGGGTTCTTGTCTGAAAATGCAGCCTTTTCTCTAGCGTGTAGACGAGAAAAAATCATTTTTGTTGGCCCGCCACCCGATGCTATACGCGCAATGGGGGATAAAACCACAGCGCGGGCCATGATGGAAAAGGCCGCCATTCCGATGGCGCCCGGTACCACAGAGGCGGTTGCCGACGTTGAGGAAGCTGCCCGTATTGCGGTTGATATCGGGTATCCGGTGTTAATCAAGGCTGCTGCCGGCGGTGGGGGCAAAGGGATGCGCCTGGTTGAAGACCCTGCTGATTTTACACAGGCCATGGAAATGGCACAGCGCGAAGCAGAAGCCGCATTTGGTGATGGTCGCGTTTTTCTGGAAAAGTATATTGTTCAACCCCGCCATATTGAATTCCAGGTGCTGGCAGATGAGCATGGCCATTGCATTCATTTGTTCGAACGCGATTGCTCAATCCAGCGCCGGCACCAAAAGGTCATCGAAGAAGCACCGTCCTCTATCCTGACCCGGGAAGTACGTGAGATGATGGGTCAGGCAGCCATCAATGCCGCGCTTGCTTGTGGCTACACCAATGCCGGCACGGTTGAGTTTTTGGTCGATAAAGATCTGAACTTCTATTTCATGGAAATGAATACCCGGTTACAGGTTGAACATCCTGTGACAGAAATGATCACCGGACTCGATTTGGTGGCTGAGCAACTGCGGGTTGCCGAGGGTATGCCGCTTGAGCTTGGACAAGATGATGTGCAAATGCAGGGGCACGCGATAGAATGCCGTGTATATGCGGAAGACCCGGAAAACAATTTCTTGCCCAGTCCGGGCCCACTGACGGTCCATCGTCCGCCGGCCGGCCTTGGCGTTCGGTTGGATGCCGGGGTTGAAGAAGGCGGCGAAATTCCGATCCACTACGATCCGATGATTGCCAAACTGGTTACCTATGCAGGTACGCGAGCAGAAGCGATCTGTAAAATGGCGCGTGCGCTTGATGAGTATGAGGTGGCCGGAGTAAAAACAACCATCCCGTTTTGCGCCTTCGTTATGGGGCACGAGGCCTTTTTGAAGGGAGATGTGTCGACCCATTTTGTAGGCAACTACTTCACGCCAGAAGTGCTGCAGCAATCAACTGAAAACGAGCAACTTGCAGCCGCACTGGCTGCTGCGTGGCATGTACACCAACAAAAGCCCGAAAAGCCGGCTGCTGAACAGGTGGCAATAACAAGCCCCTGGAGGCAGCGGAAAGTGCATTGATGTGAGCGCTTTAAGCTCTATCTTTTATATATCATCAATTCAAAGGAAGAATTAGAACGCGTCTGCAATGCTTCGGCAAGTTAGCATAGGGTTTTTGGTGTGCCTTGCGTTTGCGTGGAGTGGTGTTTCTCGCGCACCCGTTTTCCAAAAAGCAGAAGGTGCACAGATTTCGATTGCGCAGGATTCGCTGGCGCTCGTTGCGTTTTATGAAGAGACGCTTCCTGGTTTTTGGACGCGCGGGCGTAACTGGCTTTCTGGTCCACTTGGTACCTGGTTTGGGGTTACGGTAACAGACGGCCGCGTCACGCGGTTAGAACTGCCCAATAACAATGTTTCTGGAACCCTCACCGCTCGCCTTGGTGACCTCACTGCATTACAGGTACTGGATTTATCTGCCAATTCCATCTATGGCAAAATCCCCGCTTCATTCGACGGGCTTGCGCATCTGGAAACCTTGAACCTCTCAGGTAACTTCTTTACCGAAATGCCGGATAGCGTTGCCGGCATGGCTCAGTTACGCATATTGGATTTGGGACGGAATAATATTTATGACGACTTGCCGGCTGATCTTGCAGCCTTGTCAAGCCTCGAGGTGCTCGATTTAAACCATAATAGCTTGTCCCAAATTCCCAACTTAGATGCTTTACGGACGCTGGGGGTACTTCAGCGACTGGATTTGTCCCACAACAATCTTGCATTTGATGACATTGAGCCCCTGCTTTGGATAGCACCTGAATTCTACTATGATGGGCAGCTTTACAGAAGCACTACGGTAACCGGATTCGAAGGTGAGCCTGTGGCCTTGCAGGGCGAATTTGGAGGACAGTATAATCAGTATCAGTGGTACAGAGGCACAGAGGCGCTGATGGGTGAAACGAGTGATCGATTTGTTATTTCCGATTTTGCGCAGCCTGATGCAGATACCTACATCCTCGAAGTTACAAATAGGCGCGCGACGCGTCTGCGGTTGCGGCATTTTTTTGAAGTTAAATTTGACAGTGCGCGCCGCTTGAAGTGGCTTGATATAGGTGTATATCACCATGTATACAACTATCATGGCGCAATGGAGGAAGGGGAGGGAGGCATGGAGTATCCGGCTATCATGCGAGAATCAGGACATATCCGAACACGAGATTTTTGGATTGGTGTGAAAGACTGGACGGATGCCGCAGGGGAAACGCATCCTTATAAAGTGGTACGGAATGGGCATCGATCAAGACTGAGAAACTCGACACCACTTGTTCATAATCTGATTGGCCGGCACGAAGATACCTTTGTTGAAGTAGATGGCCAGCCTTCGTTTGATAAAGAAGCTGTCCTCGATGCTGTTGACCCAGGCATCCCGGCTGATCGCATGATTCACAATGTGTTTAATACACCTTTGGGGATTACGGTAGATCGGCGTGCTTATGCTTATGCAAACGAGCACCACGATGATTACCACATCATCTCATACCAGTATTGTAATACAGGCAATATAGATCTTGATGATGAAATAGAGCTTCCCGATCAAGAACTGGAAGGTGTTTATTTTTACAGGACGCATAGTTGGCGTGGTAACCGGCGGGCAGCCTGGGCGGGTAGTCCAGGTCAGGTTTGGGGCAAGTACGCCATGCACGATGTGGTGGGAGATGGCAATGCGTTGTATCCCGTAGATTTCACTGCCCAGTATGCCTGGAGTGGTTTTGATCCAGAATATGACGTGCCGCTTCGGGAATTTTCCAGCCTTGGTGCCCCGCTTGTTGCCCGGGTCATGCAGGACCGCACCTTCCTTGATGAGCTCTCCCTGCGTGGCGATACGCTGGGTCGGCTTGGCGACCCTGCTATGGTAGGGCGGATGACGTTGCATGCGGACAACGCTACAACGGACCGGTCTTACGATCCAGCTCTGCAGCCAGCTGAGCTTCGGTGGCTTGACAACGACTGGTTTTCTACGTGGGACAGTGGCCCGGACAGAGAGTTGTACCTCGTGCACATAATGGGTAAATACAGCTTTTCACGAGACTATCCTCATTTTGCCGACACAATAGAACCAACCGGTACCTTTTGGGAGCCTTCAAATGACCCCAGCCAAAGATCGCAGGCCGGCCATGTGTCGACAACGACCTACGGTCCTTATGCAATGCCCTTTGGAAGCTGCATTAATATAGCTGTAGCAGAGGGGGCAGGAGGCCTGAGCCACGATGCAGCGCTTGATGTAGGTCGCGCCTATGTGGCTGCCGGCGCTTCACGCGAAGCTGCTTTGATTCCGTACGATGCCAATGGAGATGGTCAAATTAACACTACCCCATTTGATTACGATAAAGTCTTTGTTGGGACCGAACTGCAGACTAAGAATCAATGGGTAATGTCGGCCCGCGATTCATTGTTTAGTACATTTTACCGTGCACGTGATCTGTACCGATCCAGCGGTGATATGATGCGCTATCCAATTGTCGAACCGCCTCGTGCACCCCTGCGGTTTTCTGTATGGGGAGCGGATGAGGGCGTTGAATTGGAATGGCAAGCAGCAACCGGGGGCGCGCCGGCAAGGGCCTGGGCGCTATATCGTACAGAGGGATGGGTAGATAATTTGTATGTCTCGGGATGTCTCGAAGACCCACGATTGTTGTGTGGCTATGAGCACATTGCAACGATGCCTGCTGCAGCCAGGTCCTACCTGGATACGCTGGTAACAGCAGGCGTGGACTACTATTATTATTTGCAGGCCATTGGAGATCCACAGCCTGTTGATGCGCTTGCCATCACGGGTACACCCAACGGACAACCCCTCCGTAGTGGACGATACTTGACGCAAACATATGATCCTGTTAGCCTTTCTTCAGCGCCGCCGCGCGTGGCTTCCCCACCAGAAACGCTAATGTTACAGCCCAATTACCCCAATCCGTTTATGGGTACAACAAGTATTCAATACGGATTACCATCAGATGGAGCAGTTGAACTGTCTGTTTATGATATGCTGGGCCGAAGGGTGGCTGTGTTGGTGGATGGCTTTCAGCCGGCAGGGCAGTATGAGGTGCAGTTTGATGCTGGCAGACTGGCCAGTGGGGTCTATGTATATCTCTTAGTTGCTGGGGATGCGCGTAAAGAGCACACCATGCTCCTGGTGCAATAACTCCGGAAAAATTGACTTAAAAACAGAACGCGCACCTCGCGGGAATTATCCAACCAATTGCCCCCCGGTAAAATGGTCAGATTATTCCTGCGCAGTGCGCGTTTTGTTTTCGTGATTCAAATATAGCTACCCATTCAAGAATGCAATAGCACCTTTGGCTTAACCGACATGCGCCAAAATGAAGTGGGGTCTGGCTGGTTTTGAATAAATGGCGCGCCGGCTGGTAGGTTTTTTTCTTGCGCCATATGAGATAGCAGCGCGCCCGTAGGGGTAATTATGCAAGATTGGTAATAAATAAAGATACTATACTTTGTGCTAGTATAGGTTTTAAAGTGATAGATATCCTGTTTTGGTGATTTGCAGGAGATGAGAAAAACGCTGTGTCACCCGGTTTCGATTGGGGCGGCACAGTCAAAAAAGCCAGCGCGTACAAGCGACAGGTCACGCGGCAAGAACTGAACTGACTCGATATAGCCAGCCCCAAAGAAGCCAAATCCATTTTCGATATTTGACAGCGAACCGGGCTCGACGAGGAAGTTGGCGTCAAACACGCCCGTCGGGGACTGCCATGCAGCATTGCCAACGTGTACATCCAGGACTACATCATCGATGCATATTAGACCGCCCAACTCATTTTCGTCAAAGTCGGACCTGATTGCCCGGAAGTCATCCCTTAAATCAAGGTCAATTCGTACCGTGTCTCGCACTACTCTGGTGCCAGTTGAATAAGACAACGTCACCGGATTATCAGCCAGTCGGATACGGTCTGAGGTAACGGTGAAGGCGTTGTAGGTGACATCGACGCGGGGCAGCGCTGGCGGTTGGCCTATGACGTTGATGCGCTGGATCAATTCTGAAACGGCATTCGGGTCAGTTGGGATGACCTCGAGTTCAACCGGGGCCGGCACTTGTATGTCGTTGCTGCGGGTTAGTTGGCCATCAGACCGTTCAACTTCGAGCCTGTACGTGTTCAGGTGCTGTACATCAAAAACAGACCAGAAAATGTGTCGGTAATCTCCATTGGGTAACTTGATGACAGAGTCGCGCAATACGTGCCGCTCGCCGCTGTCGAGTTCCAAAATGGACACTTCAGCATCCAGCGGGTTAGGGTCAACCAACTGAAGGATGTCATCAATCAGAAAAACACGCACCGCCTGTGTATCTGCCTGCGGATTGATATTGCCCCAGACCGTGTAGGGAAGCTCC contains:
- a CDS encoding T9SS type A sorting domain-containing protein, coding for MLRQVSIGFLVCLAFAWSGVSRAPVFQKAEGAQISIAQDSLALVAFYEETLPGFWTRGRNWLSGPLGTWFGVTVTDGRVTRLELPNNNVSGTLTARLGDLTALQVLDLSANSIYGKIPASFDGLAHLETLNLSGNFFTEMPDSVAGMAQLRILDLGRNNIYDDLPADLAALSSLEVLDLNHNSLSQIPNLDALRTLGVLQRLDLSHNNLAFDDIEPLLWIAPEFYYDGQLYRSTTVTGFEGEPVALQGEFGGQYNQYQWYRGTEALMGETSDRFVISDFAQPDADTYILEVTNRRATRLRLRHFFEVKFDSARRLKWLDIGVYHHVYNYHGAMEEGEGGMEYPAIMRESGHIRTRDFWIGVKDWTDAAGETHPYKVVRNGHRSRLRNSTPLVHNLIGRHEDTFVEVDGQPSFDKEAVLDAVDPGIPADRMIHNVFNTPLGITVDRRAYAYANEHHDDYHIISYQYCNTGNIDLDDEIELPDQELEGVYFYRTHSWRGNRRAAWAGSPGQVWGKYAMHDVVGDGNALYPVDFTAQYAWSGFDPEYDVPLREFSSLGAPLVARVMQDRTFLDELSLRGDTLGRLGDPAMVGRMTLHADNATTDRSYDPALQPAELRWLDNDWFSTWDSGPDRELYLVHIMGKYSFSRDYPHFADTIEPTGTFWEPSNDPSQRSQAGHVSTTTYGPYAMPFGSCINIAVAEGAGGLSHDAALDVGRAYVAAGASREAALIPYDANGDGQINTTPFDYDKVFVGTELQTKNQWVMSARDSLFSTFYRARDLYRSSGDMMRYPIVEPPRAPLRFSVWGADEGVELEWQAATGGAPARAWALYRTEGWVDNLYVSGCLEDPRLLCGYEHIATMPAAARSYLDTLVTAGVDYYYYLQAIGDPQPVDALAITGTPNGQPLRSGRYLTQTYDPVSLSSAPPRVASPPETLMLQPNYPNPFMGTTSIQYGLPSDGAVELSVYDMLGRRVAVLVDGFQPAGQYEVQFDAGRLASGVYVYLLVAGDARKEHTMLLVQ
- a CDS encoding DUF4249 family protein; the encoded protein is MLERSLRMLSVLVMALLLLTGCDDDVNPFIGTELPYTVWGNINPQADTQAVRVFLIDDILQLVDPNPLDAEVSILELDSGERHVLRDSVIKLPNGDYRHIFWSVFDVQHLNTYRLEVERSDGQLTRSNDIQVPAPVELEVIPTDPNAVSELIQRINVIGQPPALPRVDVTYNAFTVTSDRIRLADNPVTLSYSTGTRVVRDTVRIDLDLRDDFRAIRSDFDENELGGLICIDDVVLDVHVGNAAWQSPTGVFDANFLVEPGSLSNIENGFGFFGAGYIESVQFLPRDLSLVRAGFFDCAAPIETG
- the accC gene encoding acetyl-CoA carboxylase biotin carboxylase subunit, producing the protein MQQKENRTPYRPQKITKLLVANRGEIAVRVMRTCKELGIETVAVYSEADRNALHVQLADEAYCIGPAPSRSSYLLEDKILEVALAARANAIHPGYGFLSENAAFSLACRREKIIFVGPPPDAIRAMGDKTTARAMMEKAAIPMAPGTTEAVADVEEAARIAVDIGYPVLIKAAAGGGGKGMRLVEDPADFTQAMEMAQREAEAAFGDGRVFLEKYIVQPRHIEFQVLADEHGHCIHLFERDCSIQRRHQKVIEEAPSSILTREVREMMGQAAINAALACGYTNAGTVEFLVDKDLNFYFMEMNTRLQVEHPVTEMITGLDLVAEQLRVAEGMPLELGQDDVQMQGHAIECRVYAEDPENNFLPSPGPLTVHRPPAGLGVRLDAGVEEGGEIPIHYDPMIAKLVTYAGTRAEAICKMARALDEYEVAGVKTTIPFCAFVMGHEAFLKGDVSTHFVGNYFTPEVLQQSTENEQLAAALAAAWHVHQQKPEKPAAEQVAITSPWRQRKVH